The candidate division WOR-3 bacterium genomic interval GGCCCTCGACCAGGCGCTGCGTGGCAGCCCGGCCTCGACGCAGGCGTCAGCGTCCCGCCTGAGCAGCGGCATAGCGGTCGGCCGGGGTGTCAACGCGCTGCTGCCGGCGGCGACCGGCTCGCTCGCCTACGGCCGTACCGAATCACAGGTCCTCCCCGGCTTCGACTCGACGGTAACCACCAAGAGCTGGGATGGCTCACTCACGCTTAGCCAGGTCATTTTTGACCCACGCGTGTTTGCCGGGGTCGCCAACTCGTTCATCCAGGCCGGATACTACTCCGCCGACGCGCAGGACAAGCAGGCCAGGCTCATCTTCGACGTTACGAGCGGCTACCTGGGACTGCTCGGGGCGCGACTCCTGCGCGATGCCGCCGCGTCGGCCGTGGACCGGGCCGACGACAACGTGAGACTGAACCAGGAGAAGCTCCGGCTGGGGGCCGCCGCGCGGATCGACGTGATGCGCTCAGAGGTCTACAAGTCGCAGGCCGACATCGGCCTGCTGACTGCGGACAAGGCATTGGCGGCGGCCAATGCCGGATTCCTCGCCGTTGCCGGCATCAGCCGGGTCGTGGTCGTGCAGCCGACCGAGCAGCTCACCGAACCCGCCCGGTTCGAGGTAGCCAACCCCGACAGCCTGGCGGCCGAGATCGAACGCCGCAACCCCGGCGCACAACTAGCCACCAAGTCCGGGACCATCGCCACCATAAACACGGTGTCGGCGTTCGGCCAGGTCCTGCCGTCGGTGTCGGCCTTCTGGTCGTCAGACTACTCCGACTCGGCGCCGCCGCAGAGCCTGAAAGACTGGTCCGACAATGACTGCATCACGACCGGCATCAGGTTCTCCCTTCCCCTGCTCGACATCAAGGCCTTCGTCCTGGACGTCTGCGATGCCGTCGCCGGCTCGCGGCGGGCCAGGGCCGCGGCACAGGCCGCCCGCTACCAGGTTCGCGCCGCCGCCAAGACCGCGGTCATCGGCTACGAAGAAGCCAGCCAGCGCTACGACTACGCGCGGAAGAACCTGGAACTCAACCGCGAACTCTACCGCCTCGCGCAGGAGCAGCAGCGGCTCGGGGCCATCTCGCTCATCGACTTCTTCAGCGTCGAGACCGCGCTCGAACAGGCGCACGCCTCCTACATCACGGCGCTGACCGACACCTATATCCAGACGGCGCAGATCAACTACCTGCTCGGCCGCACCCGGCCGGAAACCCGCTAGCTAGGAGACTCGATGAAGAAGCGCACGCGTACAATCGTCATTCTGGCCGCAGTCGTGGTCTTGTTCGGCATCATCGTCGTAGCCAACCTGAAGAGCAAGACCGGCGGCGGGGAAGAAGTCGAGACGCAGAAAGTTAAGTTTGGCTCGATACTGTCCAAGGTATCGGCCACCGGCGGGCTGCGCGCCCAGGCTCAGGTGAACCTGCAGGCGCAGGTGATGGGCGTGGTCGACAAGCTGCCGGTGAAAGAGGGCGATTGGGTCAACCGCGGCGATCTGCTGCTCGAACTCGACCGCCGCAGCTACGAAGCGAACCTCGTCCTCGCCCGGGCGCGGTTTGACCAGGCCCGCGCCAGTCACACCCGCGTCGAGAGCCTCTACTCCGCCAAACTGATCGCGTCTGAAGCCCACGAGGCCTCGCGTGCCGCGCTGGAGATGGCCAGTGCCCAGTACGACCAGGCCCGGGACCAGTACGACAAGACCATCATCCGCGCCCCCATATCGGGTACGGTCGCCCGGCTGAATATCGAGGAAGGCGAAGCCGTGATGATCGGGACTATGAACTACTCCGGAACCGTGCTCATGGTCCTCGCCGACATGTCGCGGATGCAGGCGCTGATCGACGTCGATGAGGCCGATGTCGTGTCGGTGGCGACCGGGCAGGTGGCCAAGGTCTTTGTGGACGCGCTGCCCGATACGTCATTCCCGGGTCACATCACGCGGATCGCGCACATGCCGACCGAGAACGTGCTCAGCGCCACCCAGCAGAGCACCACCTTTGAAGTCGAGGTAACGCTGGACAGCTCGGCCCCGGCCCTGCGCCCGGGTATGAATGTACGCGCCGAAATCACCACCGCCGAACTCGACAGCGTGCTCGTAATACCGGTGCAGGCCGCCGGCCGCCGTGAAGTCAAGGGCAAGGAAACCGAAACCGTGTTCCTGCTCAAAGACGGCAAGGCGGTGCTGACCTCCATCCGCACCGGCAAGACCAGCGAGACTGAAATCCAGGTAACGGACGGCCTCAAACCTGGCGACGAGGTAGTCACCGGCCCCTATAAGAAACTCGCC includes:
- a CDS encoding TolC family protein; translation: ALDQALRGSPASTQASASRLSSGIAVGRGVNALLPAATGSLAYGRTESQVLPGFDSTVTTKSWDGSLTLSQVIFDPRVFAGVANSFIQAGYYSADAQDKQARLIFDVTSGYLGLLGARLLRDAAASAVDRADDNVRLNQEKLRLGAAARIDVMRSEVYKSQADIGLLTADKALAAANAGFLAVAGISRVVVVQPTEQLTEPARFEVANPDSLAAEIERRNPGAQLATKSGTIATINTVSAFGQVLPSVSAFWSSDYSDSAPPQSLKDWSDNDCITTGIRFSLPLLDIKAFVLDVCDAVAGSRRARAAAQAARYQVRAAAKTAVIGYEEASQRYDYARKNLELNRELYRLAQEQQRLGAISLIDFFSVETALEQAHASYITALTDTYIQTAQINYLLGRTRPETR
- a CDS encoding efflux RND transporter periplasmic adaptor subunit, which translates into the protein MKKRTRTIVILAAVVVLFGIIVVANLKSKTGGGEEVETQKVKFGSILSKVSATGGLRAQAQVNLQAQVMGVVDKLPVKEGDWVNRGDLLLELDRRSYEANLVLARARFDQARASHTRVESLYSAKLIASEAHEASRAALEMASAQYDQARDQYDKTIIRAPISGTVARLNIEEGEAVMIGTMNYSGTVLMVLADMSRMQALIDVDEADVVSVATGQVAKVFVDALPDTSFPGHITRIAHMPTENVLSATQQSTTFEVEVTLDSSAPALRPGMNVRAEITTAELDSVLVIPVQAAGRREVKGKETETVFLLKDGKAVLTSIRTGKTSETEIQVTDGLKPGDEVVTGPYKKLAKLTEGRRLTGKPAKDSMPDKASPE